The window GAACACAGGGCGGGCCCGTTCGCGTTCCGCCGCGCCCCCTTCCTCGGACAGGTCCTCAGCCGCTCTCCGGCCCGCACCGGATCGGGCTCCACGCGCATTGTTACTTACCTAATGGCACAGATTGTGCAGTTGTAAGGCTCTCAGTCGCCACCCCATGGCACCACGGATACGACAAGCAGCTTTGGACGGGGTTCGCCGGGGTCCTACAGGCACACGAGAAGCCTCGGTCGCGCAGGGCCGGCTGACGCTCCTCTCGGAGGCCGGCCCAAGGTCTTCCACTGCACAGGCAACCCCCTATGCACCCGCCTTCGGTCCCGCGGGCCCCGTCCGATAGCGTTCGGGTTCGGGAGGGGTGAGTGTGCGCACAGCGCCGCGAGTGAGGGCGACCATCACGCTCGTCGCGGTGGCCGCGGTGACGCTGGTCTTCGCCGTTGACGGCTCGGCTGTCGAATCAACGCACATCCTGGTCGGAGTGACCGCCGAGGAAGCGTTCAACGTTTCCACCGGCGGAGAGCTCGTCGAGGCCGGTCCGTTCGTTTCGGACTCGCTCGGTGTCCTCGGTTTCGCCTTCGAAGACCCGGGACAGCCGGTCGGGACGCTGACGGTCGGCGTCGCGCCGGCAGGCGAGCCGGTCCCGCTGGTCATCGCGGGCATCAGTGCTGCGGCGACCGAGTCGACGGCCGTCATCGAGTGGACCACCGATCGACCGGCGACGGCCGTCGTGGAGTACGGACCGACGGTCGAGTACGGGACGGTCGAGGAGCGGCCTTCACCCCTTCAGACGTCCCACAGCATCACGCTGACCGACCTCGAGCCGTCGACGCTCTATCACTTCCGCGTCGCAGGCACCGACTCAGCCGGGGTCCCGGCGACGTCCGGCGACGAGACCTTCACGACGTCCGACCCGCCGCCCCTCCAGGTGGTGGATGCGGAGGTCGCGGACGGTGACTCCACGTGGGCCAGACTCGTCTGGACGACCAACCGGCCGGCGACCTCGTGGGTCGAGTTCGGCACGAGCGAGGCGTACGGGTCGCAGACGCAGATCGACGGATCGTACGTGACGTCGCACGATGTCGTCGTCGACGGGCTCTCGCCGGGCGTCGTCTATCACTTCCGCGCCCTCTCGGGTGACGCGTTCGCGGACACCGCCGCCTCCGGCGACCTCGTGTTCGAGACGCCGCTGCCGCCACCGCCGCCCCTGACCGTTACCGACGTCACGGTCACGGCCGTCGATACGACGACGGCCACGATCACCTGGACGACCAATCGGGCCTCTGACTCCGCCGTCGAGTACGGCGAGACCGACACATACGGAAGCTCCACCGACGTCGACCCGGCGCCCGTGACGCAGCACCAGATGACGCTCATCGGGCTCGAGCCGGGGACGCTCTACCACTTCCGCGTCAGAAGCAGCGACGGCGTGGACGTCGTCCACTCGGACGACGGTGTCTTCGAGACCGACCTCACGCCGCTCGCCATCGCCGGCGTCTCGGTCGGCAACGTCGGAACGTCGTGGGCCGTCATCAGCTGGACGACGACGCGGCCGGCGACGTCGGTCGTCGAGTACGGACCGACCGACAGCTACGGGGACACCGCGTCGGTCGCGGGCCTCGACACCGCCCACGAGGTGACGCTCGAGGGCCTCGACGACGAGACGCTCTACCACTTCCGAGTCCGGTCGGCCGACGCGTACGAGAGCGTCGCCGTCTCTCCCGATTCGACGTTCGAGACGATGTCGACCGGCCCCATGGGGCCGCCGATCATCACGGACGTCTCCAGCGAGCCTCTCTCCGCCACATCGGTCGCCGTTACATGGTCGACCGACCGGCCGGCCACCTCGCAGGTCCTCTACGGCGCGGGGGACAGTCTCGACTGCGCCACACCGGTCCTTCCGGAGCTCGTGACGGAGCACCGTGTCGTCGTCGGACCTGTCGTACCGCGTCTCGAGTACACCTTCATGGTCAGAAGCGCGTGCGGGGCCGACACGTCGAGCTGCGACTCGCACGCGTTCGAGACCTCGGCGCC of the Candidatus Effluviviaceae Genus V sp. genome contains:
- a CDS encoding T9SS type A sorting domain-containing protein, encoding MSVRTAPRVRATITLVAVAAVTLVFAVDGSAVESTHILVGVTAEEAFNVSTGGELVEAGPFVSDSLGVLGFAFEDPGQPVGTLTVGVAPAGEPVPLVIAGISAAATESTAVIEWTTDRPATAVVEYGPTVEYGTVEERPSPLQTSHSITLTDLEPSTLYHFRVAGTDSAGVPATSGDETFTTSDPPPLQVVDAEVADGDSTWARLVWTTNRPATSWVEFGTSEAYGSQTQIDGSYVTSHDVVVDGLSPGVVYHFRALSGDAFADTAASGDLVFETPLPPPPPLTVTDVTVTAVDTTTATITWTTNRASDSAVEYGETDTYGSSTDVDPAPVTQHQMTLIGLEPGTLYHFRVRSSDGVDVVHSDDGVFETDLTPLAIAGVSVGNVGTSWAVISWTTTRPATSVVEYGPTDSYGDTASVAGLDTAHEVTLEGLDDETLYHFRVRSADAYESVAVSPDSTFETMSTGPMGPPIITDVSSEPLSATSVAVTWSTDRPATSQVLYGAGDSLDCATPVLPELVTEHRVVVGPVVPRLEYTFMVRSACGADTSSCDSHAFETSAPAYGLVKSMGPRIVSSGTALTTESTSLVRWTIDRPCTTWIEWGADTSYGQTCPGEPAWRVPRYVYEASLSSLESLTVYHYRIVAVGAHGDTTYSDDCCFRTEAPLDEPGDPDDPDDPELPDTEPPPAPAGVAARTVARDVVVEWEDTGADDLWGYQVYRARAGDEARGVRINHGLVTSPRYVDRSVAEGTYWYTVTAVDTAGNESELSEPAEVDFSLSSEHQLLLEAYPNPTRGRVSFSFVAPPGSEPATLSVYSVDGRLVRSIAASGGASGETRLVWDGLDGRGAPVGSGIYLCRLRAGGIEARRKVTVLH